A genomic segment from Variovorax paradoxus B4 encodes:
- a CDS encoding RNA polymerase sigma factor, which yields MNAPAAHQAAERAARESYGRLLAILSARTHDIAASEDALAEAFARALERWPADGIPAQPDAWLLSVARHRKLDAWRHSRVQDDATQTLLLLAGEVDNAAGTEGAAVPDERLRLMFVCAHPAIDAAARAPLMLQTVLGLDAARMAGAFLTAPSTLGQRLVRAKARIRAAGIPFEYPQARELPQRLQDVLDGIYAAYGTGWDDVDGADALPRGLTAEAIDLGRILCSLMPNEPEPLGLLALMLFCESRAAARRSETGAYVPLDQQDPLRWNPDLLAEAERCLRRASEMKALGPYQLEAAIQSAHCERRVGAPVPPEVLVSLYEGLLALRPSIGAQVSLACALANARGPDIGLRALEAIPAAEVASYQPFWAARAHLLAAGGARAAARQAYDRAIGLSSNAAVRAYLNAMSERL from the coding sequence GTGAACGCCCCGGCGGCTCACCAGGCCGCCGAACGTGCGGCGCGCGAGTCGTACGGCCGCCTGCTGGCCATCCTGTCTGCGCGCACGCACGACATCGCCGCATCGGAAGATGCGCTCGCCGAGGCCTTCGCGCGCGCGCTGGAGCGCTGGCCGGCCGACGGCATTCCCGCGCAGCCCGACGCCTGGCTGCTGAGCGTGGCCCGGCACCGCAAGCTCGACGCCTGGCGCCACAGCCGCGTGCAGGACGACGCGACACAGACCCTGCTGCTGTTGGCCGGCGAGGTGGACAACGCCGCCGGCACCGAAGGCGCGGCCGTGCCCGACGAGCGGCTGCGCCTGATGTTCGTCTGCGCGCACCCCGCCATCGACGCGGCGGCCCGCGCGCCGCTGATGCTGCAGACCGTGCTCGGACTCGACGCGGCCCGCATGGCCGGCGCCTTTCTCACCGCGCCTTCCACGCTCGGCCAGCGGCTGGTGCGGGCCAAGGCGCGCATCCGCGCCGCAGGCATTCCCTTCGAGTATCCGCAGGCACGCGAACTTCCGCAGCGGCTGCAGGACGTGCTGGACGGCATCTACGCCGCCTACGGCACCGGCTGGGACGACGTCGATGGCGCCGACGCCTTGCCGCGCGGCCTCACCGCCGAGGCCATCGACCTCGGCCGCATCCTGTGCAGCCTGATGCCCAATGAGCCCGAGCCGCTGGGCCTGCTCGCGCTGATGCTCTTCTGCGAAAGCCGCGCTGCGGCGCGCCGCAGCGAGACCGGCGCCTACGTGCCGCTCGACCAGCAGGACCCGCTGCGCTGGAACCCCGACCTGCTCGCGGAAGCCGAACGCTGCCTGCGCCGGGCCTCGGAGATGAAAGCGCTCGGCCCCTACCAGCTGGAGGCGGCGATCCAGTCGGCCCATTGCGAGCGCCGCGTGGGCGCGCCCGTGCCGCCCGAAGTGCTGGTGTCGCTCTACGAAGGACTGCTGGCGCTGCGGCCCAGCATCGGTGCCCAGGTCAGCCTGGCCTGCGCGCTGGCCAATGCGCGCGGCCCCGACATCGGCCTGCGTGCGCTGGAGGCCATTCCGGCCGCCGAGGTGGCGAGCTACCAGCCGTTCTGGGCCGCCCGCGCGCACCTGCTCGCGGCCGGCGGTGCGCGCGCGGCGGCGCGCCAGGCCTACGACCGCGCGATCGGCCTCAGCAGCAACGCCGCCGTGCGCGCCTATCTGAACGCAATGTCGGAACGGCTTTGA